In a genomic window of Acidobacteriota bacterium:
- a CDS encoding type II toxin-antitoxin system prevent-host-death family antitoxin, which produces MTTVRIAALKARLSEYLRSVRKGRTLTVLDRDTPIARIVPVSVEPLKVRRATRRLRDLTLPPPPSVPTDSLAILLDDRRRQ; this is translated from the coding sequence ATGACGACGGTGCGGATCGCGGCGCTGAAGGCTCGTCTGAGTGAATACCTCAGATCAGTACGAAAGGGCCGCACGCTGACCGTGCTGGATCGGGATACCCCCATTGCGCGCATCGTTCCGGTCTCGGTCGAGCCGCTCAAGGTGCGCCGCGCCACTCGCCGCCTTCGCGATCTCACGCTGCCACCGCCGCCGTCGGTCCCGACCGACAGCCTGGCCATCCTGCTCGATGACCGGCGGCGACAGTGA
- a CDS encoding NAD(P)/FAD-dependent oxidoreductase — protein sequence MNQPKPMIDSDVLIVGGGPAGSTCAKTLRERGLHVRVLDQARFPRDKVCAGWITPEVVETLGLDLDDYARARTLQPFRGFRTGAIDHREVATDYGAVVSYGIRRCEFDEYLLRRARVDVHESVRVEAIAREHGQWVVNGTFRAPVLVGAGGHFCPVSRVVNGGGPAPLPPEADRGLVFAQEVEFEMTGEQRRACPVVGELPALYFCPDRLGYGWVVRKGDVLNVGFGRVGERTLSRHVSAFQEFLARRALVPPDVPRRWHGHAYRLWEVPGRRCAGDGVVLVGDAAGLAYPVSGEGILPAVESGRFAAETILEARTKASPQDLSRYASRLRERFGVPKPASEASWGLPGPLVERVSVALLGSRWFARHVLLGRWFLHGRPLGHDRRHRAAA from the coding sequence ATGAATCAGCCGAAGCCGATGATCGACAGCGACGTGCTTATCGTGGGCGGCGGACCAGCCGGCTCGACGTGCGCGAAGACCCTGCGCGAGAGGGGGCTTCACGTGCGCGTGCTCGACCAGGCGCGCTTCCCGCGCGACAAAGTCTGCGCGGGGTGGATTACTCCCGAGGTCGTCGAGACGCTCGGGCTCGACCTCGACGACTACGCGCGCGCGCGCACGCTGCAGCCGTTTCGCGGGTTCCGCACCGGCGCGATCGACCATCGCGAGGTCGCCACCGACTACGGCGCGGTCGTCAGCTACGGCATCCGCCGGTGCGAGTTCGACGAGTATCTGCTCCGCCGTGCGCGGGTCGACGTCCACGAGAGTGTCCGCGTCGAGGCGATCGCCCGCGAGCACGGGCAGTGGGTGGTGAACGGCACGTTCCGCGCACCGGTGCTCGTGGGCGCCGGCGGGCACTTCTGTCCGGTGTCGCGGGTCGTCAACGGCGGCGGCCCCGCCCCCTTGCCGCCGGAGGCCGACCGCGGCCTCGTCTTCGCACAGGAAGTCGAGTTCGAGATGACAGGGGAGCAGCGAAGGGCGTGCCCCGTCGTCGGCGAGCTGCCGGCGCTGTACTTCTGCCCCGACCGCCTCGGCTACGGCTGGGTGGTGCGCAAGGGCGACGTCTTGAACGTCGGCTTCGGCCGGGTCGGCGAACGGACTCTGTCGCGCCATGTCTCGGCGTTTCAGGAGTTTCTCGCCCGGCGCGCCCTCGTCCCGCCCGACGTGCCGCGCCGCTGGCACGGGCACGCGTACCGGCTGTGGGAGGTGCCAGGGCGAAGGTGTGCCGGAGACGGCGTGGTGCTCGTGGGCGATGCCGCTGGCCTCGCGTATCCCGTGAGCGGCGAGGGCATTCTGCCGGCGGTCGAGTCGGGGCGGTTCGCCGCGGAGACCATCCTCGAGGCGAGGACGAAGGCGAGCCCGCAGGATCTTTCACGGTACGCGTCCAGGCTCCGCGAGCGTTTCGGCGTGCCGAAGCCGGCGAGCGAGGCCTCGTGGGGGCTGCCCGGGCCGCTCGTCGAGCGGGTGAGCGTCGCGTTACTCGGGTCGCGCTGGTTCGCACGCCACGTGCTGCTTGGGCGCTGGTTCCTGCACGGGCGGCCGCTTGGACACGACCGCCGGCATCGCGCCGCCGCGTGA
- a CDS encoding GNAT family N-acetyltransferase, with product MPATSRFRPATPGDADGVLALMREYYAEDGYSFVGASARDVILRLTRDASLGRLWVAPREGRVVGYLAVTLGFSLEYGGRDAFLDELYIEDTARGVGLGREALEIAEAYCRETGVRALHLEVEERRESARALYRRSGFEAHGRELMTKWLARP from the coding sequence GTGCCCGCCACGTCACGGTTCCGACCCGCGACCCCAGGTGATGCCGACGGCGTGCTCGCGTTGATGCGCGAGTACTATGCGGAAGACGGGTACTCGTTCGTCGGGGCCAGTGCGCGCGACGTCATCCTGCGTCTCACGCGCGACGCCTCGCTCGGCCGCCTGTGGGTCGCGCCTCGCGAGGGCCGCGTCGTCGGCTACCTGGCGGTGACCCTCGGCTTCAGCCTCGAGTATGGCGGCCGCGACGCCTTCCTCGACGAGCTGTACATCGAGGACACCGCACGCGGGGTGGGCCTGGGCCGCGAGGCCCTCGAGATCGCCGAGGCCTATTGCCGAGAAACCGGCGTCAGGGCGCTGCACCTCGAGGTGGAGGAACGTCGCGAGTCGGCTCGGGCGCTGTATCGACGCTCCGGCTTCGAGGCGCACGGCCGTGAGCTCATGACCAAGTGGCTGGCGCGACCCTGA
- a CDS encoding cyclopropane-fatty-acyl-phospholipid synthase family protein: protein MSVVMRQPLRSGGAADTQAVAEPRRASAGAPRLSAHAFDVACLRAIARALDGVPMRIVLWSGALAEAAPAPMATVRINDRATLVQLAADPDVAFGEGYRAGRIEVDGDLVGMLAAVVRKQVAAGRRSPALVRALRAARNTLARARRNVAHHYDLGNDFYRLWLDSEMVYTCAYFPTPEASLEEAQVAKMDLVARKLALRPGEVVFEAGCGWGSLALHLARHHGVRVRAWNVSHQQVAWARERAAREGLSNRVEFVEDDYRHMTGRCDAFVSVGMLEHVGRPHYAALADTIDRTLDRSGGRGLLHFIGRNAPAPTGRWIARRIFPGTHIPSLGEAVTGVLEPHTLAVVDVENLQPHYARTLAHWLARFEAAKGEVTRRFGEPFTRMWRLYLAEAQAGFLGGNLQLFQVTLARAVRPAWRWTRAELYGRE from the coding sequence ATGTCTGTCGTCATGCGTCAGCCGCTCCGCTCGGGCGGCGCGGCCGACACGCAGGCGGTGGCGGAGCCGCGCCGCGCCTCGGCCGGCGCGCCACGCCTCTCCGCGCACGCCTTCGACGTCGCCTGCCTCCGTGCCATTGCGCGCGCCCTCGACGGCGTGCCCATGCGAATCGTCCTCTGGAGCGGCGCGTTGGCCGAGGCGGCTCCCGCCCCGATGGCCACGGTCAGGATCAACGACCGCGCCACTCTTGTTCAGCTCGCGGCCGATCCCGACGTCGCCTTCGGCGAGGGCTATCGGGCCGGCCGCATCGAGGTCGACGGCGATCTCGTCGGCATGCTCGCCGCCGTCGTGCGCAAGCAGGTCGCGGCCGGCCGGCGCTCGCCCGCGCTCGTGCGGGCGCTGCGCGCCGCGCGCAACACCCTGGCCCGCGCCCGGCGCAACGTCGCGCATCACTACGACCTCGGCAACGACTTCTATCGCCTGTGGCTCGACTCGGAGATGGTGTACACCTGCGCGTACTTCCCGACCCCAGAGGCGTCGCTCGAGGAAGCGCAGGTCGCGAAGATGGATCTCGTCGCGCGGAAGCTGGCGTTGCGGCCTGGCGAGGTCGTGTTCGAGGCGGGATGCGGCTGGGGCTCGCTCGCGCTGCACCTCGCGCGTCACCACGGCGTGCGCGTCCGGGCGTGGAACGTGTCGCACCAGCAGGTGGCGTGGGCGCGCGAGCGGGCCGCTCGCGAAGGCCTGAGCAACCGCGTGGAGTTCGTCGAAGACGACTACCGCCACATGACGGGGCGCTGCGACGCGTTCGTCTCGGTGGGCATGCTCGAGCACGTCGGGCGCCCGCACTACGCGGCGCTCGCCGACACGATCGACCGTACGCTCGATCGCAGCGGCGGGCGCGGGCTGCTGCACTTCATCGGGCGCAACGCGCCAGCCCCGACGGGGCGGTGGATCGCGCGCCGCATCTTTCCGGGCACGCACATCCCGTCGCTTGGTGAGGCGGTGACCGGCGTCCTCGAGCCCCACACGCTCGCCGTCGTCGACGTCGAGAACCTGCAGCCGCACTATGCGCGGACGCTCGCGCACTGGCTGGCGCGGTTCGAGGCCGCGAAGGGCGAGGTCACGCGCCGGTTCGGCGAGCCGTTCACGCGCATGTGGCGGCTCTACCTCGCGGAGGCGCAGGCCGGGTTCCTGGGCGGCAACCTGCAGCTCTTCCAGGTGACGCTCGCCCGGGCGGTGCGACCGGCGTGGCGTTGGACGCGCGCGGAGCTGTACGGTCGAGAGTGA
- a CDS encoding phosphomannomutase/phosphoglucomutase translates to MSIFKAYDIRGLYPSELDERLAHQAGRAFVAYLEASRIGVARDMRLSSPSMAAAFIEGAREQGAEVVDYGMTGTDMLYFGVCRDGLDGGAMVTASHNPKEYNGMKLVRRDALPLSGEAGIAEMREMIANDTIPAPSRPRGGRVEASLLDDYVEKVLSFIDVKAVRPFHVVLDAGSGMGGLVAPKLFAKLPCRTTTLCFEIDGSFPNHEANPLIEENRRDIVERVVAEGADIGIAWDGDADRCFFIDGSGEFIAGDFITALLAEAFLLKQPGSKIVYDCRASYAVKDTVATYGGEALMNRVGHAFLKRRMREEDAVFGGEVTGHYYFRDFYYADNGFIPAVLILELMSKKGQALRELLAPLREKYFISGEINTKVASMNEVERKIEGLAARYADGHLYRMDGVSVEYPDWHFNVRPSNTEPLLRLNLEGLTPAIMERRRDEVLAFVRS, encoded by the coding sequence ATGAGCATCTTCAAGGCGTACGACATCCGCGGCCTCTACCCCAGCGAGCTCGACGAGCGCCTCGCGCACCAGGCCGGACGCGCGTTCGTGGCTTACCTCGAGGCGTCGCGCATCGGCGTCGCACGTGATATGCGCCTCTCGTCGCCGTCGATGGCGGCCGCCTTCATCGAGGGCGCGCGGGAGCAGGGCGCCGAGGTCGTCGACTACGGCATGACCGGCACCGACATGCTCTACTTCGGCGTCTGCCGCGACGGGCTCGACGGCGGCGCGATGGTCACCGCCTCGCACAACCCGAAGGAATACAACGGGATGAAGCTCGTGCGCCGCGACGCGCTGCCACTCAGCGGCGAGGCTGGCATCGCCGAGATGCGCGAGATGATCGCGAACGACACCATCCCCGCGCCCTCGCGCCCCCGCGGCGGGCGCGTCGAGGCGTCGTTGCTCGACGACTACGTCGAGAAGGTCCTCTCGTTCATCGACGTCAAGGCCGTCCGGCCCTTCCACGTCGTGCTCGATGCCGGCAGCGGCATGGGCGGGCTCGTTGCGCCGAAGCTCTTCGCGAAGCTCCCCTGCCGGACGACGACCCTGTGCTTCGAGATCGACGGCTCGTTTCCCAACCACGAGGCCAATCCCCTCATCGAGGAGAACCGCCGCGACATCGTCGAGCGGGTGGTGGCCGAGGGCGCTGATATCGGCATCGCCTGGGACGGCGACGCCGACCGCTGCTTCTTCATCGACGGCAGCGGCGAGTTCATCGCGGGCGACTTCATCACGGCGCTGCTCGCCGAGGCGTTCCTCCTGAAGCAGCCCGGCTCGAAGATCGTCTACGACTGCCGGGCGAGCTACGCCGTGAAGGACACCGTGGCGACGTACGGCGGCGAGGCCCTCATGAACCGCGTCGGCCACGCGTTCCTGAAGCGCCGCATGCGGGAGGAGGACGCGGTGTTCGGCGGCGAGGTCACCGGCCACTACTACTTCCGCGACTTCTACTACGCCGACAACGGGTTCATCCCGGCTGTCCTCATCCTCGAGCTCATGTCGAAGAAGGGGCAGGCGCTGCGGGAGCTGCTCGCGCCGCTGCGGGAGAAGTACTTCATCTCGGGCGAGATCAACACGAAGGTCGCGAGCATGAACGAAGTCGAGCGCAAGATCGAGGGCCTCGCCGCGCGCTACGCCGACGGCCATCTCTATCGCATGGACGGTGTCTCGGTGGAGTATCCCGACTGGCACTTCAACGTGCGGCCGTCGAACACCGAGCCGCTGCTGCGGCTGAATCTCGAGGGCCTGACGCCGGCGATCATGGAGCGGCGGCGCGACGAGGTCCTCGCCTTCGTCCGTTCGTGA
- a CDS encoding ABC transporter permease: MSVVSTGIARDVRLAWRGLTRRKGFFLLVVLILSVGFGSAGAAFGVFEAVQVRPLPFVESERLVQLAVAHEERPLEAEPLYRQDLLAFSEHGALFTGLGGFTTGTANLSDDGRPERLDAGFVTPGLFPLLGVQPAAGRGFSDDDARPGAPAVVLLSDDLWRHRYASAPDVVGRQIRVNRQPATVIGVMPAGFTFPHQQRLWLPLPWVASGDAADRTRLVAVGRLTAGAAHEVVSDVLQPTFDDARRRHPERYQGYNLLVQPLSWFFVDWQARAGHRLLLVAVLALLLVAVANATGLLLAHARERENEWALRAALGAPRGDTLRATLASGLIVSAAGLALAVPLTRAALVWLEGEMLRSEDPMPYFLHLGLTGPTVGFLTAAAAVTALVSGLLPGLRLGTPAMAGTAGQWSRTTGSRTAARAAGVLVAAQVSLSLVVVVTMAVLVQGVERMASRDLGVDPRHVMTARVALMDTNYPQDADRARFWTQLVERLRRAPGVVAAAVGSPVPGYLGGLDTVRVEGAEVDRALVRVSTGAVDADFGEAYRVRLSQGRWFTRGDDAAAPRVAIVDRRFADAAWPGRDPVGRRIRGEAPDSDWVVVVGVTENLHLAQVDDPPRGTVLVPLLQEPPRFASLAVRTQGDPYSVVPIVRSEVERLDAELPLYWVRSLEDAIRHGYYNVRIFARIIGWLGLSALLMTGAGLYALIAGRIAQRTREIGIRRALGASGIAVSRSVLRQVTGPLGVGVTVGLFCAWPVGRALVAVEPTVLGAGSGTYALALVTLGAAAALAVAAPLARALVINPVDALRCD, from the coding sequence ATGAGCGTCGTCTCTACCGGTATCGCCCGTGACGTCCGGCTCGCCTGGCGCGGCCTGACGCGGCGCAAGGGGTTCTTCCTGCTCGTCGTCCTGATCTTGTCGGTCGGGTTCGGTTCGGCTGGGGCGGCCTTCGGTGTCTTCGAGGCGGTCCAGGTCCGACCGCTCCCGTTTGTCGAATCGGAGCGGCTGGTGCAGTTGGCCGTGGCGCACGAGGAGCGTCCCCTCGAGGCGGAGCCGCTCTACCGGCAGGACCTGCTGGCCTTCTCCGAGCACGGCGCGCTGTTCACCGGTCTTGGTGGTTTCACCACGGGCACCGCCAACCTCAGTGACGACGGGCGGCCGGAGCGGCTCGACGCCGGCTTCGTGACACCGGGTCTCTTTCCGCTGCTCGGGGTGCAGCCCGCCGCCGGCCGCGGCTTCTCCGACGACGATGCGCGTCCCGGCGCACCGGCCGTGGTGCTCCTCAGCGACGACCTGTGGAGACATCGTTACGCCTCAGCCCCCGACGTCGTCGGACGACAGATCCGGGTCAACCGCCAGCCGGCAACCGTCATCGGCGTCATGCCGGCCGGCTTCACCTTTCCGCATCAGCAGCGCCTCTGGCTGCCGCTGCCGTGGGTCGCCTCCGGCGATGCCGCCGACAGAACGAGACTCGTGGCCGTCGGCCGGCTCACCGCCGGTGCGGCCCACGAGGTGGTGTCCGACGTCCTGCAGCCGACGTTCGACGACGCCCGCCGGCGGCACCCGGAGCGGTACCAGGGCTACAACCTCCTCGTGCAGCCGCTCTCCTGGTTCTTCGTCGACTGGCAGGCGCGCGCCGGCCACCGCCTGCTGTTGGTCGCCGTGCTTGCGCTGCTGCTCGTGGCGGTGGCCAATGCCACGGGCCTGCTGCTCGCGCACGCGCGCGAACGCGAGAACGAGTGGGCGCTGCGCGCCGCGCTCGGCGCTCCACGAGGCGACACGCTTCGGGCCACGCTGGCGTCCGGTCTCATCGTGAGTGCGGCCGGTCTCGCCCTGGCCGTCCCGCTCACCCGGGCCGCGCTGGTCTGGCTCGAGGGCGAAATGCTGCGGTCGGAAGACCCGATGCCGTACTTCCTCCACCTCGGCCTCACCGGGCCGACGGTTGGCTTCCTGACGGCCGCGGCGGCCGTCACGGCACTGGTGTCGGGCCTGCTGCCCGGGCTTCGGCTCGGCACACCCGCCATGGCCGGCACCGCGGGTCAGTGGTCGCGTACGACGGGTTCTCGAACCGCCGCGCGCGCCGCGGGTGTCCTGGTCGCGGCCCAAGTGTCGCTGTCGCTGGTGGTGGTCGTCACGATGGCCGTGCTGGTGCAGGGCGTGGAGCGCATGGCGAGCCGCGACCTCGGCGTCGACCCTCGACACGTGATGACGGCGCGCGTGGCCCTGATGGACACGAACTATCCACAGGACGCCGATCGCGCACGCTTCTGGACTCAGCTCGTCGAGCGTCTCCGCCGCGCGCCCGGCGTCGTCGCCGCCGCGGTCGGCAGTCCGGTGCCTGGCTACCTTGGCGGCCTCGATACGGTGCGGGTCGAGGGCGCCGAGGTCGACCGCGCGCTCGTCCGCGTGTCGACCGGCGCTGTCGATGCCGATTTCGGCGAGGCCTATCGCGTGCGCCTGTCGCAGGGGCGATGGTTCACTAGGGGTGACGATGCGGCGGCGCCGCGCGTCGCCATCGTCGACCGGCGGTTCGCCGATGCGGCGTGGCCTGGGCGCGATCCCGTCGGACGGCGCATCCGGGGGGAGGCGCCCGACAGCGACTGGGTGGTGGTCGTCGGCGTGACCGAGAACCTGCATCTTGCTCAGGTCGACGACCCGCCCCGCGGCACCGTGCTCGTTCCGCTGCTCCAGGAGCCGCCGCGGTTTGCCAGCCTGGCGGTACGCACGCAGGGCGACCCGTACTCCGTCGTGCCGATCGTGCGGAGCGAAGTCGAGCGTCTCGACGCCGAACTGCCCCTCTACTGGGTGCGATCGCTCGAGGATGCGATTCGTCACGGCTACTACAACGTTCGCATCTTCGCCAGGATCATCGGCTGGCTCGGGCTGAGCGCGCTCTTGATGACGGGGGCGGGGCTCTACGCGCTCATCGCCGGTCGTATCGCCCAACGGACGCGCGAGATCGGCATCCGTCGCGCGCTCGGTGCGAGCGGGATCGCGGTGAGCCGATCGGTCCTCCGGCAGGTGACCGGGCCGCTCGGCGTCGGCGTGACGGTGGGGCTTTTCTGTGCGTGGCCGGTCGGACGCGCACTCGTGGCCGTCGAACCCACGGTCCTCGGTGCCGGCTCGGGGACCTACGCGCTCGCTCTCGTCACGCTCGGCGCGGCCGCCGCGCTCGCGGTCGCCGCCCCGCTGGCGCGTGCGCTCGTCATCAACCCCGTCGACGCGTTGCGCTGCGACTAA
- a CDS encoding NDP-sugar synthase has translation MKAILLAGGKGTRLRPLTLHTPKPIVPIFDRPFLLYQIELLKQIPEITEVILSLNYQPRRIEELFGDGGDLGLGIRYVVEPAPLGTGGAVKYAERYLDDSVVVFNGDVLTEIDLVAVLKLHRERAAKATIVLTPVEHPAAYGLVETHPDGAVRRFLEKPSPDQITCNTINAGIYVLEPETFDRIPKDTNWSIERSYFPSLVERGETFVAYVYDGYWIDIGTPAKYQQVHQDIMHGRFHAAPFKGEPEGHIARAPSARVEEGAEVVGPCFLDEGVVVKAGARVLPGAVLGRQVQVEEGATVEDSIVWANTRIERDAEVRGALVGRSVRVGRNVVVTPGSVLGDKTNATDYSRV, from the coding sequence ATGAAAGCCATCCTCCTCGCCGGGGGCAAGGGCACCCGGCTCCGCCCCCTGACACTCCACACGCCGAAGCCCATCGTCCCGATCTTCGATCGGCCGTTCCTGCTGTATCAGATCGAGCTGTTGAAGCAGATCCCCGAGATCACGGAAGTGATCTTGAGCCTGAACTACCAGCCGCGGCGGATCGAGGAGCTCTTCGGTGACGGCGGCGACCTCGGCCTCGGCATCCGATACGTGGTCGAGCCGGCGCCGCTCGGCACGGGCGGGGCCGTGAAGTACGCCGAACGGTATCTCGACGACTCGGTCGTCGTCTTCAACGGCGACGTGCTCACGGAGATCGACCTCGTCGCGGTGCTGAAGCTCCATCGCGAACGGGCGGCGAAGGCCACCATCGTGCTCACGCCGGTCGAGCACCCGGCGGCGTACGGGCTCGTCGAGACCCATCCCGACGGCGCCGTGCGGCGCTTCCTCGAGAAGCCCTCGCCCGACCAGATCACCTGCAACACGATCAACGCCGGCATCTACGTCCTCGAGCCCGAGACGTTCGACCGGATCCCGAAGGACACGAACTGGTCGATCGAGCGCAGCTACTTCCCGTCACTCGTCGAGCGGGGCGAGACGTTCGTCGCCTATGTCTACGACGGCTACTGGATCGACATCGGCACCCCCGCCAAGTACCAGCAGGTGCACCAGGACATCATGCACGGCCGCTTTCACGCCGCGCCGTTCAAGGGCGAGCCCGAGGGGCACATCGCGCGCGCGCCGAGCGCGCGCGTGGAGGAGGGCGCCGAGGTCGTGGGGCCCTGCTTCCTCGACGAGGGCGTCGTCGTGAAGGCGGGTGCGCGGGTGCTGCCGGGCGCCGTGCTCGGCCGTCAGGTCCAGGTCGAAGAAGGCGCCACCGTGGAAGACTCCATCGTCTGGGCCAACACGCGCATCGAGCGCGATGCCGAGGTGCGTGGCGCGCTCGTCGGGCGCAGCGTACGCGTCGGCCGCAACGTCGTCGTCACGCCAGGGTCGGTGCTCGGCGACAAGACGAACGCCACCGACTACAGCCGGGTCTGA
- a CDS encoding TIGR02453 family protein: MATPPPRFSPRALTFLRALNRHNDREWFRERKDVYERELRAPMAALVERLGDDFRAFAPELVATPKASMFRPYRDTRFSEDKSPIKTNIAAVFPWQGFGRTEGAALYLELNTKTVLVAGGLYFATTAQLLAVREHLATHLAQFRSIVESPAFVRATGGLTGDQLQRVPRPFPKDHPAAEYLRHRQFLAWKEWPAAHATTPRFYGDVLRFFRVAAPLVRFLNTPLVAQRSREIV; the protein is encoded by the coding sequence ATGGCCACCCCGCCTCCCCGCTTCTCGCCCCGTGCCTTGACCTTCCTGCGCGCACTCAACCGCCACAACGACCGCGAGTGGTTCCGCGAACGCAAGGACGTCTACGAGCGCGAGCTGCGCGCGCCGATGGCCGCGCTGGTCGAGCGGCTCGGCGACGACTTCCGGGCGTTCGCCCCAGAGCTCGTCGCGACGCCGAAGGCGTCGATGTTCCGACCGTACCGCGATACGCGATTCTCGGAAGACAAGTCGCCCATCAAGACGAACATCGCCGCGGTCTTCCCTTGGCAGGGATTCGGCCGTACCGAAGGCGCCGCGCTCTATCTCGAGCTCAACACGAAAACGGTGCTCGTGGCGGGTGGCCTGTACTTCGCCACGACCGCGCAACTGCTCGCCGTGCGCGAGCATCTCGCGACGCACCTCGCGCAGTTCCGGTCGATCGTCGAGTCGCCAGCCTTCGTGCGAGCGACCGGCGGCCTCACGGGCGACCAGTTGCAGCGCGTGCCACGCCCCTTCCCGAAGGACCACCCGGCCGCCGAGTACCTGCGGCACCGGCAGTTCCTCGCGTGGAAGGAATGGCCTGCGGCGCACGCGACCACGCCTCGCTTCTACGGCGACGTCCTGAGGTTCTTCCGCGTGGCCGCGCCGCTCGTGCGCTTCCTCAACACCCCGCTCGTCGCGCAGCGCTCGAGAGAGATCGTGTGA
- the pgsA gene encoding CDP-diacylglycerol--glycerol-3-phosphate 3-phosphatidyltransferase, producing MNLPNSLTLARIFLVPLLVVVLLTKFEGRMILGIPKDLVAAGIFGLAALTDWLDGYLARRRRQVTPFGQIMDPLADKLLITAALVSLVQMDAAPAWMVAIIIGRELAVTGLRSLAQSRGVIMPASPLGKVKMIAQVVTILALLLGQGDLTIFRTFGEIGLWVVVAVAIVSAVDYYRRYNHLTNPKVADFASARERTRNRRAGVG from the coding sequence ATGAACCTGCCGAATTCGCTGACCCTGGCGCGGATCTTCCTGGTGCCGCTGCTCGTGGTCGTGCTGCTCACGAAATTCGAAGGGCGCATGATCCTGGGCATTCCGAAGGACCTCGTCGCCGCCGGCATCTTCGGGCTGGCCGCGCTCACCGACTGGCTCGATGGCTACCTGGCGCGCCGGCGCCGCCAGGTCACGCCGTTTGGCCAGATCATGGACCCGCTCGCCGACAAGCTCCTGATCACGGCGGCGCTCGTCTCACTCGTCCAGATGGACGCGGCGCCGGCGTGGATGGTCGCCATCATCATCGGCCGCGAGCTGGCCGTGACGGGCCTCCGCAGCCTCGCCCAGTCGCGCGGCGTCATCATGCCCGCCTCCCCGCTCGGCAAGGTGAAGATGATCGCCCAGGTCGTCACCATCCTGGCCTTGCTGCTCGGCCAGGGCGATCTGACGATTTTCCGCACGTTCGGCGAGATCGGCCTCTGGGTGGTCGTCGCGGTCGCCATCGTGTCGGCCGTCGACTACTACCGGCGGTACAACCACCTCACCAACCCCAAGGTGGCCGACTTCGCCTCGGCCCGCGAGCGCACGCGCAACCGGCGCGCCGGCGTAGGGTAG
- the bamD gene encoding outer membrane protein assembly factor BamD produces the protein MPAPRRWVAAAVVVVLAAFAAACGSSRTTIPSGVLEPDKLLFERGTVALNDRKWITSREYFRQLYDGYPQSPYRADAKLGLADTYLGEGSPQSFVLAINEFREFLAFYPTHQRADYAQFKLAMCHYYQMAKPERDQSATKEALREFDAFFERFPNSPLMDEVRQRHREARDRLSQSEFGVGLFYFRARWYPGAVDRLRSVLKDDPQYTNRDAVYHYLAESLIRMGRPAEALPLFEQLLQEFEQSEYLANAQKRVAELRASLELPPKTETPGTGS, from the coding sequence ATGCCTGCCCCGCGCCGATGGGTCGCTGCGGCCGTCGTGGTCGTCCTCGCCGCGTTCGCGGCCGCGTGCGGGTCGTCGCGCACCACGATCCCGAGCGGTGTGCTCGAGCCCGACAAGCTGCTGTTCGAGCGTGGCACGGTCGCCCTGAACGATCGCAAGTGGATCACGTCGCGCGAGTACTTCCGGCAGCTGTACGATGGCTATCCGCAGAGCCCGTATCGGGCCGACGCCAAGCTCGGGCTCGCTGACACGTACCTCGGAGAGGGATCGCCGCAGTCGTTCGTCCTCGCCATCAACGAGTTCCGCGAGTTCCTGGCGTTCTACCCGACGCACCAGCGTGCCGATTACGCGCAGTTCAAGCTGGCGATGTGCCACTACTACCAGATGGCGAAGCCGGAGCGCGACCAGTCGGCGACCAAGGAAGCGCTCCGCGAGTTCGACGCCTTCTTCGAGCGCTTTCCGAACAGCCCCCTGATGGACGAAGTCAGGCAGCGTCACCGCGAGGCCCGCGACCGCCTGAGCCAGAGTGAGTTCGGCGTCGGCCTGTTCTACTTCCGGGCCCGGTGGTACCCCGGGGCGGTCGACCGGCTGCGCAGCGTCCTCAAGGACGACCCGCAGTACACCAATCGCGATGCGGTGTATCACTACCTCGCCGAGTCGTTGATCAGGATGGGACGCCCGGCCGAGGCCCTGCCCCTCTTCGAGCAGCTGCTCCAGGAGTTCGAGCAGAGCGAGTACCTCGCCAACGCGCAGAAGCGCGTGGCCGAACTGCGGGCGAGCCTGGAGCTGCCGCCCAAGACGGAGACGCCGGGAACGGGCTCGTAG